The segment tagatttttttttatgttatattttgattttttttaaatgactataaattattaaaattttaaaaattccactttgaaaattttgtgaacaATGAATGAATTTTGTTCttgttataacaagatacaaatgatcataaaatcgtATTGATAtgaattctcatttaatatatactcatatattaatatcatttaaattaaaatatgtacaatataaaatacataaatatatttatttaaaatttgcattgaaaaacTATCAcataaaaaaattgagattaATGGTTAAAATTTTTTgttacagaaaatataaatatgttaataaaaCCTTATggtgatatatatttataacaatatatattatacatctaTCTCAATGtcattcaaatttaattatataccggataaaataattattttgatttacttACCATAAAAGTATTGTAAATAAACAAGACacattgttttgatttatatgattATTCTGATCCCATATATATTAACTAAGAAACAATTGATTACTTTAGCAAGTGTAAAATCTTATTAAttagtatttttcaaaaaaatttacaaaagatTGATGCATCAAAGATTGCTATTGAAATAACCTAGCAAAAACATAGATTGCACAATAAATTTGCTACCTAACCCTAACCTATTTCTCTTCGTCATAACATTGACAAagaataatttgaaattttataatcTGAAATAGTAACATTTTAAGAGTCCAGTTCATCGTTTTCCTTAAATGAGCTagataatttttaatgattaactaaatagaTCACATACATAGTTTAATGtggttttggtttaaaaattatcgcatacccaaaataaatatgaaccatcatcactttcattggaaattttgttataatagaaaatatagatttgggaaaattttgaatccaaaaaaccgaaccaaatccaatctgAAAAGTAGTGCTGAACTTTAaccaaaattggttagatatcctAACGGGTtgaaaattttggtatttagagaaccggaaccaaatccgatccgaaccgaaatatttcggatgtCCAAGTATATTCGAACCAGATTTGTAgacttaaatataataattatttttaaatttaatatctaaaaatatacaaaatatataagattttttttaaattgtccaaaatacttggaaatatatacacataaactacatgtttaaaatagataaatcgtactaaaaatactaaaaataccaaaaatacttaaaatatctattgattttctatccaaatatttaagctaaaccaatttttatgttaagtttaagtgtTTTGACATACAATATTAaactttatatgttatatattatttttatttttatatttttagagattaaaaatatatataaactttaatttaaaaaaaaaattaaatgagttATCAGAATCCGAAACCGAAGCCACAAAGATCCGAACTGAACATAATAAAACTGAGCCAAATGATACATAATTGTCTATCTTTAATTAAATGTAAAAGAAATTATCGGTAACgaaataagtattttttttttttgtcatcagggTAAACAAAAACTCTCATCTAGATTCGGAAAACCAAGCCggtaactctgcatccatgtgaacaacaaaagccagttgaaataaatattgtttataatatttaaatacatcttaattaaaaaaaattcactctGCATAAAAGGCGGACTAGTGATATGTTATTATTCACATTTTTTGACGATCATTTAGAacctaatctatactattaaaagtacAGTTTTGAAGCACCAGGGAGCGTCCACATCATCGGAACAAACTTCTTCAGAAAGATGCCACGTgtcactattttttttaaagaatataatataagaaatattacattaaaatgtcTATAACGAATTATTACCATTTTATGtttaagttgaataaataatttcgaaaataagaataaaatatatacaatataaaaatggtAGTATTCcattttttacatttagtttacatttttattatttccaaaaaaatctaaatgtaatatttcccAAAGATGTCACttgacattattaaaaaaataataaatatgaaatagaaagaaaatgaataataactaaatataaaatataagaaatataaatattacataaacatctatcgtaatattaaaatttgatataaaataaataaaattagaataagtacatgtacaagataaaaaataaaaaaaataagtaaattttcaatataagaaatagaaaaactacatgAAACACATATCTGAAAATatgtagtaaaataaataataattaaatttgaaatataagaaatagaaatattactttaaccatctatcataatattaaaatttgatataaaagcaaaacaattataataagtaaatatacaatataagaaaaaataaaaaaaaagtaaatatacaatataaaaaatgtaaaaactacattacacacctatcttaaaaattttacggttttacatttttattatttccaaatatttttataagtaaatatacaatataataaaaataagcatacaatataaataaaaaaaaatagaataagtaaatataaaatataaaaaataaaaaataagtaaattaatatacaattaagaaaatagaaatattacattaaacatctatcgtaaatagaatattacaatttgatataaaatgccaaacaattagaataagtaaatacacaatataaaataaaaaataaataaataaacaatataagaaatgaaaaaaataaattaacatctatctgaaaatgtatagttgtacacttttattatttccaaatattttatcattagaataaaaatataaaaatataaaaaatggtagtattacattttttacgtttagtttacatttttattatttccaaaaaaaaatctaaatgtaatatttcccAAAGATGTCACctgacattattaaaaaaataaataaatatgaaatataaagaaaatgaataataactaaatataaaatataagaaatataaatattacataaacatctatcgtaatactaaaatttgatataaaataaataaaactagaataagtacatatacaagataaaaaataaaaaataagtaaattttcaatataagaaatagaaaaactacatgaaacatatatatctgaaaatatgtagtaaaataaataataattatatatgaaatataagaaatagaaatattactttaaccatctatcataatattaaaatttgatataaaagcaaaacaactataataagtaaatatacaatataagaaaaagtaaaaaaaaagaagtaaatatacaatataaaaaatgtaaaaactacattacacatctatcttaaaaattttacggttttacatttttattatttccaaatatttttataagtaaatatacaatataataaaataagcatacaatataaagcaagaaaattagaataagtaaatataaaataaaaataaaaataaaaaataagtaagttaatatacaattaagaaatagaaatattacattaaacatctatcgtaaatagaatattacaatttgatataaaatgccaaacaattagaataagtaaatacacaatataaaaaaataaatgataaataaataaacaatataagaaatgaaaaaaataaattaacatctatctgaaaatttATAGTTGTacacttttattattttcaaatattttataagtaaataaacattataagaaaaacaagcatacaatataagaaatagaaatactacattaaacatatatcataatattatcatttgatataaaagcaagaaaattataataagtttatatacaatataagaaaaaaataaacaataattaaatatacaaaattaaaaatttacattaaacTTTTATCGTAaagagaaatagaaatattacataaaatatagtaaaagtctcttctatacaaaaaaatatgtttggaTAAGTTCacatttgtgttacaaaaaaagtgTTATAAAAAAGGATAAGTTTACATGCACATAGTGAAGAATCAACTTATATGAAATATTTCTCATATCGCTTCATCACTCATAGTTTGTTCATCTCTAGGCATAAGTGTCTTTTATATTCTctagaaaaatgtaaatatgcaaaaaaatatacTCATCATTCAATTTTGCAGTTATAGCGTTTGCAAAGGAAATATAGAGTAGAGActacattttgaaaataaaatatattgtttccaAACCAGTAAGATAGAGAGAATGGCGAGTGAAAATTGTGGATTTTTTACCATGCACATGACTGTTTTTAGTCTTCTCATTTCAGTTCATCACACAAATGAGCAAGAACCATTCTTTcctaagaacaaaaagaaaataaatcataacGAGTTACAATTTTCTAGAATGATGGTAAGTATTATTGAACAATAACGAAAAAACTAAATCTAGATCTATCATAAGCAAACACACCAGCCATAAACACATACAAGCAATGGTAAGACACAACCAAATCTTTCATCATAAACAATTGCAACACAAGGAGTGAGGGACACAACCatctatcataaacaaacacatCATCCATAAACACAGCCGCGATTAATATTACAAGTTAAAAAGTATACCATATTGATCTTTAAGATGTACACATAGCAAGATCTTGAAAGTAACAAATAGTGGCTTTGCCAAAACCTAATGAAAAGGATCTCACTGCCACAAACCGGAAATTTAAACACACAAGGATCCAATTTTATAGTTGTACATCAACTGATTCATATAATTATTCTATCTTTAGCTCTACAAAAGAAAAGTCAATGCAGCAATTacgaaaaataaagaaagaaactgatCACCATAATTGAAAAAGAACATGAACAAGCTTGAGAATGAGAAGAAGGATGAAGGAGAAGAGCAAACTATGCGTTGAAACCGATTCTCTACACCAATATTTCATTACCTTTAAGTCTTTAATTCAATCAGAGAGACCCTTTTTGACACATCTCACAATTCAAAATTTGACTGGATGAAATTGGTGATTTTTTGCGGAAAATTTCAAGAAGCAAGCACATACGAGAAGAGAAAATGATCTGTTATAAAAAACGGTTTTTCAAGTCATCGACTGATTTTCCATGACAAATGAAAATGATGGCAAGCTtagtttatgataatattattttacttttttcatgTGATTgtgtataaaagtgaaaaacaaattcgaaaaactaaattagatttatatttaggatacaactattagttatatgtttatttgttaaaaataatcgaAGTGACATACtgttagaaactaaattagaacaaactttaaaaacatgattctatttttgatttgtaattttatttgtaaactaatagaaaaatttgacgtgataaaaatataaaattaatttacggGCACGAATCGTTTCCGTCAACGTGGAGATGAGATTAGGATCctgtttatgtttttggttattgacatttggtttggttaggttAATGTGGATAAGAGATTGCGATCCGTTTATGtatttggtttttaattgacatttgatttgattaattttaaagccaatttttaaaaacaaaatgataggaaaaaaaaatttagtcaaaagaaaaaacatatataataccAGATGTtctgattatataatataaagttccgttggaaaatatttattagatcccataaaaaatagaaataagagttcaaatatatacaaaactttcaaagattaaactatcacaaaaaaataaaacaaaaaagttcaactatcacaaaaatgtttacatcagtgtaaaataaaataatttaaaactcaaaaatattcaaattcttTATTATGCatattataactataaaatatccATAGATTCACAAAATATATAGTTCAGAATACAATATCCAacgaaataattatatacaaaatatttgagaaaaaataattgtcccgggcgtagcccgggtTAACCCCTAGTAATTTATCAAAAGGGATGATTTGTTAAAGCGGGGCCCATAGCGAGATAAATCGGAAATAAAATATGATCTCAGCTCTTAAATGGCACGCAGCCCTAGGCTTCATTTCGTCTCCACACGCCTCTCTCTTGCCTTCAGTCGTCAGATGCGCTCCTCCTCCATGATCGTCTTCATCTGATTCATCactccatcatcatcattatcattaTCATTATCCTTATCTATCCTCAACAACCTGCATCGGAAagtgtgatttgatttttttcgtCATGTATAAAAACGCATCTTCCTCCATCCTTCGAGCTGCTTCCTCTCGCTCCTTCCGATCATCCTCTTTGactccttcctcctcctccgccgcatCTCCTTGTTCTCTTCTCGGTCAGAGATCTTTCGCCACTTCCTCCCCCGCTTTCCGATCACTTCCTCGGTGGAGCCATTGCCTTCACTCCAGACCTTCCCCCTTTGGCCTCACCTCTCAGATCAGAACTGCTTCTCCCGTTTTAGACAGACTCCAGAGGAACTTCTCTTCCATGGGTaacatttctctctctctctctccggaTCTACCTTCGATTTCGCCATCTTAAATACTTTCGATCTGtgcttatttatttattattatttatctcAGCGTCAGAGCATCCTTTTAAGGGAATCTTCACGACTCTTCCTAAGCCTGGTGGTGGAGAGTTCGGAAAGTTCTACAGCTTGCCTGCTCTCAATGATCCAAGGATTGGTAATATTAAATCTCTATCAACCAACCATTTGATTGTTTTATAAGTTACCGTGTGACCCAAACCTAAGAGGAAATTAATCACTTTGTTGTTGCAGATAAACTGCCTTACTCTATCAGGATTCTTCTCGAGTCTGCGATTCGTAATTGTGATaacttccaagtcaccaaggaAGATGTTGAGAAGATTATCGACTGGGAAAAGACTGCTCCTAAACAAGTCGAGATTCCGTTCAAGCCAGCTCGTGTTCTTCTCCAGGACTTTACTGGAGTTCCTGCTGTTGTTGACCTTGCTTGTATGCGTGATGCTATGAACAAGCTGGGCAGTGATTCCAACAAAATCAACCCCTTGGTaccttgctttttttttcttttttttttaatcttatcTTAGGCTTCTGGATTTCTTCTTACGTAGACCATGTCTCCCAGGTTCCGGTGGATCTTGTGATTGACCATTCTGTTCAAGTTGATGTTGCTCGATCTGAGAATGCTGTGCAAGCAAACATGGAGCTTGAGTTCCAGAGGAACAAGGAGAGGTTTGCTTTCCTTAAATGGGGTTCTACTGCCTTCCAGAACATGCTTGTTGTGCCTCCTGGCTCTGGTATTGTGCACCAGGTAACTCTTTTACAGTGTGCAAGTACATGttctttggtttttttttttcctttttcaactTCAAGTTCCAGTGTTGCCTTCatttgattttcttcttttgttcaTTTTGAAGTCCTTTAACCCTGTTCGGAAAAATTCAGGTCAATTTGGAATATCTTGGAAGAGTTGTTTTCAACACCCAAGGCGTTCTCTACCCAGACAGTGTGGTTGGAACTGATTCACATACAACTATGATCGATGGCTTGGGAGTTGCTGGATGGGGAGTTGGAGGCATTGAAGCTGAGGCGACAATGCTTGGCCAGGTAAATTATCGAATAGTATCATCTACCATAGCCATATCTTATGTTGGTAGATCTGGAGCTACTTTACTGATTATAAGATTAGATAACAAAATTTATGATTCTTTTACTCGAATTATTGATGTTTGTATACTGTATAACCTTCCTTCTACTAACTCCTTTTTCTTTGACAGCCCATGAGTATGGTATTGCCTGGTGTTGTTGGATTCAAACTGTCCGGGAAAATGCGAAATGGTGTTACAGCTACTGATTTGGTTCTAACAGTAACTCAAATACTGAGGAAGCATGGCGTTGTTGGAAAGTTTGTTGAGTTTTATGGTAAGATATTGCCTTATGAACTCAAGTGTCTACCTCCTTATTGATTGACATGTATTTGTTGGAGTATCTaagtctttttttcttcttaggTGATGGTATGAGTGGGCTGTCCCTAGCCGACAGGGCTACAATTGCCAATATGTCTCCTGAGTATGGTGCAACCATGGGCTTCTTCCCTGTGGATCATGTGACTCTACAGTATCTCAAATTGACTGGAAGAAGTGATGAGACCGTGAGTCTTTTGGCTTTAATCGTCCTGGGTATATTCATCCATTTGTCTGGGCTGATATAATACTGTCATTTCAGGTGGCCATGATTGAAGCATATCTTCGGGCAAACAATATGTTTGTTGACTACAATGAGGTAAATCAGCCTTCTGCTTTACATGCTTGGGGTTGTATAAGTTTTGCTTGTTGGGTCTGATATGACTTCTTTTACTTCGTGAACAATAAAGCCTCAGCAAGAGCGGGCTTACTCGTCATATCTAGAACTGAACCTGGACAACGTTGAACCTTGCATTTCTGGACCAAAGCGGTACGTCTTTTGTTGGTTTTTCTATATTGTATTGTTTGATTACTTGATCCATCTTAGTGATATCTACTTTGCAGGCCACATGATCGTGTTCCTTTGAAGGAAATGAAAGCTGACTGGAATTCATGTCTCGACAATAAAGTTGGATTCAAGGTATGCAATTAGGAGCTTCATTGAGGTCTTGTTTCATTAGAACCTACTCAGTCTATATATTGGCTGCTGTTCCACATTTGGGTGCCACTGTTTCTTTAAATGCATTGTGCTTTACATTTTCTGCAGGGTTTTGCAATTCCTAAAGAGGCACAAGAAAAAGTGGCGAACTTTTCGTTCAATGGAAAACCAGCAGAGATAAAACATGGAAGTGTGGTGATTGCTGCGATCACAAGCTGTACTAATACATCAAACCCCAGTGTCATGCTTGGTGCCGGTCTTGTTGCCAAAAAGGCTTGTGACCTTGGCCTACAGGTTGGTTTCAGGCACTAGATCAAATTAGTCATCTATCTGAGGGCCTGACTTTTGTAATCCTTTGTAAAAAACTTGCCTCTCTAGGTTAAGCCTTGGATAAAGACAAGTCTTGCGCCAGGCTCAGGAGTTGTTACAAAATACTTATTAAAGAGGTACGTCGTAgtgttttcaagtttttttgttgttaagcTTGATTCTTGCTTCGGTGTGGGATAACTGATGTTGATATTACACTCTATTCAGTGGACTGCAAGAATATCTGAATCAGCAGGGATTCAATATTGTCGGCTATGGCTGCACTACATGCATTGGTAACTCCGGAGAAATTAATGAATCAGTGGGAGTTGCTATCACAGAAAATGGTATTCACAACTAAGACTTTCTTTGGACTTGTTACGTTTGTATATCTAATTTGTGTGGCTAATTTCTTATTGCTTGTTGTTAGACATTGTGGCGGCTGCTGTGCTTTCCGGAAACAGGAACTTTGAGGGTCGTGTTCATCCACTAACAAGAGCCAACTACCTTGCATCTCCgcctttggttgttgcatacGCTCTTGCTGGAACGGTAATAAATCGCATGAACTTGTAAAAATTCAACCTACACTTCTGTATGTGATAATTACACATGATCCTTCATCACATTGCTAAtttaactctcttttttttttcttatttcccAGGTCAACATTGACTTTGAAACGGAGCCCATTGGCACTGGAAAGAATGGCAAGGAGGTCTTCTTAAGGGACATCTGGCCAACCACGGAAGAAATTGCCGAGGTATATACACAGAGAACAAAACTCCCCCTGATACAGGATTTTTTAATGGGTCTTTCCACATATGGATCAGGTTGTTCAATCGAGTGTTTTGCCTGACATGTTCCGAGCAACATATGAGTCGATCACCAAGGGTAACCCGATGTGGAATGAGCTGTCTGTTCCTGAAAATACCCTCTACTCATGGGATCCCAAGTCAACTTACATTCACGAGCCACCATACTTTAAGGACATGACCATGGATCCTCCAGGCCCACACAGTGTGAAGGATGCTTACTGTTTGCTCAACTTTGGTGACAGTATCACCACTGATCACATCTCGCCAGCTGGTAACATCCAAAAGGACAGTCCCGCTGCGAAGTATCTCATGGAGCGTGGCGTTGATCGCAAGGACTTCAACTCATATGGAAGTCGCCGTGGTAATGATGAAATAATGGCCAGAGGAACTTTTGCTAACATCCGTATCGTTAATAAGCTCATGAATGGGGAAGTTGGCCCTAAGACCGTTCACATTCCTTCTGGAGAGAAGCTCTCAGTTTTCGACGCGGCCAtggtttgttttatgttttatttattcgAAGTTTGTATGATGTACTGTACGTTGATCATGTCTAATGTTACCACCTTATCACATAATGTCTATATTGTATTATCAGAGGTACAAGTCATCTGGAGAAGACACAATTATTCTAGCTGGTGCTGAGTATGGAAGTGGTAGTTCACGTGATTGGGCTGCTAAGGGGCCTATGCTACAGGTTTGTTTAGAACCCTGTTCGCTTGCATAAACTCGTCTTAAGATTTTACAGCCACTGAGacaaattaaatttgaatctTTCAGGGTGTTAAAGCAGTGATAGCAAAGAGTTTTGAGAGGATTCACCGAAGCAACTTGGTGGGAATGGGAATCATCCCACTGTGCTTTAAGTCCGGCGAAGATGCAGACTCACTGGGATTGACAGGTCACGAACGCTACACGATCCATCTCCCTACTGATATATCGGAGATACGACCTGGACAAGATGTTACCGTCACTACCGACAACGGAAAGTCTTTCACTTGCACAGTCCGCTTTGACACTGAGgtaagtaaaattaaaaaaataatccgTTTTCAAAACGGTTTGTGAGATGTGAACTAACCAATGGTAAATATGTAGGTGGAATTGGCATACTTCAACCATGGAGGCATTCTTCCATATGTCATCAGAAACTTGAGCAAGCAGTAGTCAGCGGTGAAAGGAACTGACagaaatctttttaaataaagaGGAGGATCTTTACGCTCTGTTTTTCAAAtgtcatataaaaaaaaaggcaGATACGTCTGTCCGAGGATAGGTGAAACGGTGGAGTGATCCATCTCCTgcaatgtgttttttttcctaCAGTTTCAGTTGTTATTTTACTCGTATGGCTCCCTTCAGTTTGTGCAACTTGCAAGGGCTGAGTATATTATTTtgggaaataataaaaaaaagcgTTTACAAAGATTTTACCTTCTTGTGTTTAGTATACCCAGTTCGtcttaaaaaaagttttttttttgttttctttttttttttaagttttttgccTTAGgcgaaatataaaataaagaccattttgtgaaaaaaattaacttttgtttgttgtatttctttaaattaaaaccaaaaattgtggtattaaaaaaaattgaaaaattatttttttgtgtaaattaagttttattaatGGAAGATTGAGAATGAGGAAAggtaatttttttggttattatatttaaactaGATTCGATCCCCGCGCATACATAAGTGttgaaattaatatattttttaagatgaaaagtttaaattttgcaTGGGATTAGAGtaatattttagtgatgatGATAGATACTGAATGCAAGTAACTAACAAAAAGAGCAAATGGttcattaaaataacataaataatgcAAAAAGACTTCATTTATCCTGAAGAATAAAGTCTGTAATGTGGTCCATATTAGAATATCATAAAATAGACAAAAATCAAAACAGTTATCTTTATTTAAATGGGTACGAAACAATTGCTATCAGAGGTAGATACATACTTGTTATAGCTGAATAAGAACTCTTGATATTCATgttttgttatcaaatcttGTGGTTGCTTAAGACTACcgtttgtttttcatttttctttggaTTATCCTTTGGAGTTTTGTAACAACCTTTGTTATAATCTCGTTTGGTAATATTATCTATAAAAACTTaactttatatgttatatattctaTCTAACAGTATTAGTGCTTTGCTATAAATCTTTGTATGATATCTTGGATAATATAAGTCTTTTTGGTTATGAATATGAGTAGCCATTTATAAATGGGTTGACATAAATTGTTAAGAGGTACTTAACTGGTGTTAATGAAGTCTTATGGCTGTTTTATGGGTCGACGACCTATTTCCACACCAGAACCTTCATATAGTAACAGATCCACACAAAGTTTCACCCTCATCGTAATTGAACAAAATTAAACTATAGAAACCTATTTCCCCCCACTTTGAAAGTTCGAAACTCGTTTCCACACAGACGAAAATAAATGAACTAAAATCGACATTAAGCGGTTTACTGTTGGTTAACTAGCCTTTGATTAAAACGTTAACCAATGGTCAACCTAGTTAATACCAAATGACCCGATTAGAACCCTAGCAACCCGATTAGAAACAGTAAACCGGCTTTAATGAACCAATTGACCCAAAAAAGACCAAATCCCTAAATCCCcaatctctctatctctttcaCGACACAAAACAGagctccttcttcttctttcatgaGTCAAGGACTGATCCGTCGAAATTGAAAGGAAAACGGTGAGCTCGacactcttc is part of the Raphanus sativus cultivar WK10039 chromosome 5, ASM80110v3, whole genome shotgun sequence genome and harbors:
- the LOC108862400 gene encoding aconitate hydratase 3, mitochondrial, producing MYKNASSSILRAASSRSFRSSSLTPSSSSAASPCSLLGQRSFATSSPAFRSLPRWSHCLHSRPSPFGLTSQIRTASPVLDRLQRNFSSMASEHPFKGIFTTLPKPGGGEFGKFYSLPALNDPRIDKLPYSIRILLESAIRNCDNFQVTKEDVEKIIDWEKTAPKQVEIPFKPARVLLQDFTGVPAVVDLACMRDAMNKLGSDSNKINPLVPVDLVIDHSVQVDVARSENAVQANMELEFQRNKERFAFLKWGSTAFQNMLVVPPGSGIVHQVNLEYLGRVVFNTQGVLYPDSVVGTDSHTTMIDGLGVAGWGVGGIEAEATMLGQPMSMVLPGVVGFKLSGKMRNGVTATDLVLTVTQILRKHGVVGKFVEFYGDGMSGLSLADRATIANMSPEYGATMGFFPVDHVTLQYLKLTGRSDETVAMIEAYLRANNMFVDYNEPQQERAYSSYLELNLDNVEPCISGPKRPHDRVPLKEMKADWNSCLDNKVGFKGFAIPKEAQEKVANFSFNGKPAEIKHGSVVIAAITSCTNTSNPSVMLGAGLVAKKACDLGLQVKPWIKTSLAPGSGVVTKYLLKSGLQEYLNQQGFNIVGYGCTTCIGNSGEINESVGVAITENDIVAAAVLSGNRNFEGRVHPLTRANYLASPPLVVAYALAGTVNIDFETEPIGTGKNGKEVFLRDIWPTTEEIAEVVQSSVLPDMFRATYESITKGNPMWNELSVPENTLYSWDPKSTYIHEPPYFKDMTMDPPGPHSVKDAYCLLNFGDSITTDHISPAGNIQKDSPAAKYLMERGVDRKDFNSYGSRRGNDEIMARGTFANIRIVNKLMNGEVGPKTVHIPSGEKLSVFDAAMRYKSSGEDTIILAGAEYGSGSSRDWAAKGPMLQGVKAVIAKSFERIHRSNLVGMGIIPLCFKSGEDADSLGLTGHERYTIHLPTDISEIRPGQDVTVTTDNGKSFTCTVRFDTEVELAYFNHGGILPYVIRNLSKQ